From one Coffea eugenioides isolate CCC68of chromosome 11, Ceug_1.0, whole genome shotgun sequence genomic stretch:
- the LOC113751177 gene encoding receptor-like protein EIX1, producing the protein MFLFSSILVTSHFPFGRSKQAYTHSNVSCIESERQALLQFKDGLVHKLNRLSSWIGDDCCSWEGIGCHKITGHVVKLDLQNTKALYSNDVFSYCKNCLGGQLSPFLVNLTNLGYLDLSNNNFSGIQVPTFLGLLKNLRYLNVANAEFDGEIPSHLGNLSCLRHLELGGVSLTPNQLTMKDLRWIVGLSSLEGLILIEVNLSAVEDGLQAINMLPSLTRLDLFGCGLFIDPHLSQVNFTSLSFLDLSGNSFNNYMVPSWLHNLTGLHDLDLSSNNLSGPIHGLFEQMTSLVDLDLEDNRFDASTLKSLCNVSSLNFLDLSSNDMQGSIPNEIGQLSKLQSLLISSNSLTGVLSEDHFAKLGELKSLDLSGNLFALNVSSWWVPPFQLQDIMMSSIKVGPLFPAWLRTQKEVQWLEMKNASISDSIPSWFGVLCYDIVLVDFSDNNLTWNPLEFKQMKKSPPDGNSPSIVLKSNKLDGSLKSFPSYIYELDLSQNFLTGHIPLPDVGQTGASTGILMLNDNHFTSSIPEDLCKLENLHYLDLSNNFLSGRVPLCLGNLPNLWVLNLANNSLCGQIPSSLGNLGQLWILHLNRNKFVGNLPSSMQRLGNLQILDLGDNGLTDIIPTWIGERLSNLKFLRFQSNNFHGVISDELCLLSSLQVLNLAHNNLTGSIPHCFINFSMMVSSEPGTDLDAFGDSTWLQNIKGAGELEYSSGQLLLVKSISLSTNNLVGEIPDGIMDLVDLQTLNLSHNHLTGRIPEKIGNLKHLESLDLSMNELFGAIPENLSALNWLEVLNLSHNNLSGPIPSGSQLQTLTDPSIYEGNSGLCGKPLPNTCLENKLPTENGHIHDDQGNGESDWSWFYAGIGPGFAAGLLGVLGILIFKVSWRYAYFRFLENAYDKICVMIALKTAHLRRNFL; encoded by the coding sequence ATGTTCTTATTCAGTTCTATTCTCGTCACCAGCCATTTTCCGTTTGGCCGCAGCAAACAAGCTTATACTCATTCAAATGTCTCCTGTATCGAGAGTGAAAGACAAGCTCTTCTTCAATTCAAAGATGGATTGGTACATAAATTGAATCGCCTGTCATCTTGGATTGGAGATGACTGCTGTTCATGGGAAGGCATTGGTTGCCACAAAATCACTGGCCACGTGGTGAAACTTGATCTACAAAATACGAAGGCATTATATTCAAATGATGTATTTAGTTACTGTAAAAATTGCTTGGGAGGCCAATTAAGTccatttttggtcaatttgaccaatttgggATACCTGGACCTGAGCAACAATAATTTTTCAGGAATCCAAGTTCCCACATTCCTTGGATTGTTGAAAAACTTGAGATACTTAAATGTCGCAAATGCAGAGTTTGATGGTGAAATTCCCAGCCATCTAGGAAATCTCTCATGTTTACGGCATTTAGAACTTGGAGGTGTATCCTTAACACCAAATCAATTGACGATGAAGGATCTCAGGTGGATTGTTGGACTCTCTTCGCTAGAAGGCCTAATTCTGATCGAGGTGAATCTCAGTGCCGTTGAAGATGGGTTACAGGCAATTAACATGCTTCCTTCGCTAACAAGGCTCGATTTATTTGGTTGTGGACTTTTCATCGATCCTCATCTTTCACAGGTCAATTTCAcatctctttctttccttgaccTCAGTGGAAATAGTTTCAACAACTACATGGTCCCTTCTTGGCTCCATAATCTTACTGGTCTCCATGATCTTGATCTTAGCTCTAATAATCTTTCTGGTCCAATTCATGGCCTATTCGAACAAATGACCTCTCTAGTTGATCTTGATCTAGAGGACAACCGCTTTGATGCATCAACGTTGAAGTCACTTTGCAATGTGAGCAGTCTTAATTTTTTGGATCTGAGTTCTAATGACATGCAAGGATCAATACCAAATGAAATAGGCCAACTTTCGAAGCTGCAATCATTGTTAATTTCTTCCAACTCATTAACTGGTGTATTATCTGAAGACCATTTTGCAAAACTCGGAGAGCTAAAGTCATTGGACCTATCTGGAAACTTATTCGCTCTGAATGTGAGCTCCTGGTGGGTTCCTCCTTTTCAACTCCAAGATATTATGATGTCATCCATCAAAGTAGGCCCCCTATTTCCTGCTTGGCTGCGAACGCAAAAGGAGGTTCAATGGTTAGAGATGAAGAATGCGAGTATTTCGGATAGCATACCCAGCTGGTTTGGAGTGCTTTGTTATGATATTGTATTAGTAGATTTCTCGGACAACAACCTGACTTGGAATCCGTTGGAGTTCAAACAAATGAAGAAGAGTCCTCCTGATGGTAATTCTCCAAGCATAGTTCTAAAGTCCAACAAATTGGATGGATCTCTCAAATCGTTTCCGTCTTATATTTACGAATTAgatctttcacaaaattttcttaCTGGACATATTCCTTTGCCTGATGTTGGCCAAACTGGTGCTTCTACTGGTATTCTCATGCTCAATGATAATCATTTCACAAGTAGTATCCCAGAAGACTTGTGCAAGTTGGAAAACTTACATTATCTGGATCTATCCAACAATTTCCTGTCCGGAAGAGTTCCTCTGTGTTTGGGAAATTTGCCAAACCTGTGGGTTCTAAACTTGGCAAATAACAGTCTATGCGGTCAAATTCCGAGTTCACTGGGCAACTTGGGGCAACTTTGGATTCTGCATTTGAATCGAAATAAATTCGTTGGGAATCTCCCATCCTCAATGCAGCGTCTAGGCAATTTACAAATTCTTGATCTCGGTGACAATGGACTCACGGATATTATACCAACATGGATTGGGGAAAGGCTATCAAATTTAAAGTTTCTAAGATTTCAGTCGAATAACTTCCATGGAGTCATTTCTGATGAGCTCTGCCTACTCTCAAGTCTTCAGGTGCTGAACCTAGCGCATAATAATTTAACAGGATCTATTCCTCATTGTTTTATCAACTTCTCAATGATGGTATCAAGTGAACCAGGGACTGATCTCGACGCATTCGGCGATTCCACCTGGCTTCAAAACATCAAGGGAGCAGGAGAACTTGAGTACTCCTCTGGGCAACTTTTGCTCGTTAAATCCATAAGCCTCTCAACAAATAATTTAGTGGGTGAGATCCCTGATGGGATAATGGATCTGGTTGATTTGCAAACTTTGAATCTTTCACATAATCATTTGACTGGAAGGATCCCCGAGAAGATTGGCAACTTGAAGCATCTTGAGTCACTTGACCTATCGATGAATGAACTCTTCGGTGCAATCCCTGAAAACTTATCTGCTTTAAACTGGTTGGAAGTCCTGAATTTGTCACACAATAACCTATCAGGGCCAATACCATCAGGAAGTCAACTTCAGACCTTAACCGACCCATCCATTTATGAAGGAAATAGTGGACTTTGTGGCAAGCCACTCCCAAACACCTGTCTGGAAAACAAATTGCCTACTGAAAATGGGCATATTCATGATGATCAAGGCAACGGAGAGTCTGATTGGTCTTGGTTTTATGCTGGTATAGGACCCGGTTTTGCTGCCGGGCTCTTGGGAGTTTTGGGAATCCTTATTTTCAAGGTGTCATGGCGCTATGCATACTTCAGGTTTCTGGAAAATGCCTATGACAAAATCTGCGTAATGATTGCATTGAAGACTGCTCACCTGAGGAGGAACTTCCTTTGA